CCCCGGTTGTACGCATGGCTCGGCGCGGCGGCCAGACCTGCGGTGATCAGCAGCGAAGCCAGAACCGTTTTGTTCAGGAAGAACCCGCGAAGCAATTGCGGAGCACAATATTTTTGCATAATCCAACCTTATTGGAAGTTAATGCGCCAGCTATTCAGGGTACCGGTATCACGACGTGCGTTGTCGGACACTTTCAGCTGCCAGTTTCCTTGGGAGTCCACACCAGCGTAGTTGACCGTGAAGGTTTTCACAATGTCGTTGGCTGAGCCGCCGCTGTTGTTGTGCAGTACTACGCTGGCGCCGTTCGGTGCCACCAAGGTGACATTCAGGTCGCCGATGTAGGTGTGCGTAATATCCAGATCCACGGTGATCGAACCGGAATCGCCCGCGCGAGTCACATCGATCACGCTGGTGATGCCGCTCAGGTTGTTATCCGGAATCGCGACGGATGTGGTGTTGCTGAAGCTCTCGGCGCCTGTACCTGTGCCGTCCGGACCATTACAACCCGCATCCAGGTAAGCTTTGGCTGCCGCGGCATCGATCAGACCATAACCAGTGCGGTTATCGCGACCCGCAACATCGATATCTTCTGCGGTCGCAGTCAGCGCTTGACGGACCTGGCTGGCATTACACTGTGGATGATAGCTCCACACCAGTGCTGCAACGCCGGTGACGTGCGGTGTCGCCATCGACGTCCCGTTGTAGTACTCGTAGTTCTCGTTGGTTGTGCTGCTGACGGTGATGGCTTGACCGACAGCGTTGGCCAGATCCAGACCCAACTGACGATCAACCGAGACAGAAACCATCGGGTAGCCGTTGTTGGTATCGACCAGGAACGGGTTCTGCAGGCCGGCTAGTGCGGTATTACTGTAGACAATGGCCGCAGAAGCCCCGGCGTTGTAACAGGCTGCCACCGCGTCGACTTCCGGATAGACACCAGAAGCCTGATTGCCGATCCGCTCGGTCAGACAGACTTTGCCGCTCATATCGCCACACTGATAGTTACCGGCGCTGGTATTACAAGTCGCCAGTTCGGCAGTGATGCTGCCCGGTACAGGTGCCGGAACGTAGCTGCCATTGGTATTGATCAAGCGGTTGTGCGGAACGACGCCACGATCAAAATAGCTTTGACCGGCCAGCGAAATGTCAGCCAAGCGACCTTCGCCCAGCGTGACGGTCGACAGGATCGCTTCACCCGGCGCGGCAATTTCAACCTGATTGGTGGCTTGCGAGAAGGCCGCATGATGTTTTTGGTTATCGATGGCCGCAACAGACATGACGGAATCATAAGAAGCCGGGTAGCTGTGGGCGGTGCTGCCATCGTTACCGGCCGCCGCGATCAACAGCACGCCGTTGTCATAGTGCTGTTTCAGGGCGTTTTCTTCGGTACGGCTTGACTGACTGCCCCCGAGGCTCATGTTGATGATATTGGCGTTATTGGCGACACAGGTGTCAATCGCTTTGACCAGGCTGGAAGAGTAGCCCCAACCGGATTCATTAAACACTTTGACGATGTGCAGATTGACGTTCTGGTTTGGCAGGACACCGACAACCCCTTCGTTATTGGAGATCGCGGCAATGGTCCCGGCAACGTGCGTGCCGTGTGCATTATTATTCCCTGGCGAAGACCAGCTGCCGGTGCCGCTGTCATTGGTGCCGCTGACCTGGTTACCACTGAGATCGTTGTGGGTTAAGTCATAACCGGAGTCGATAATACAGACGGTACGGTTACCGGCATTGCTGTCGCTCAGCAGTGTGGCACCGACGAAGGTTTGTCCCCAGGGCAGGGTTTCAGACAGCAAGTAACGTGGCGGATCGATTTCCACGTATTCAACGTCCGGGTTTGATGCCAGGGTTTGAATCGCACTAGCATCCAATTCGGCGCTATATATGGCTTTTTTCCCAATTGCTTCAACGGCTTTCGCGTTGACGCGATCAAGCAAAGATTGTTGCGCCAAATGGTTTCCGGATAATGGGCTGGCACTCCTGACTGCCAAACCAGACTGCGACTGATCTTTGAATTTTACGATATATTTCACCGGCATATCCGGCTTTCCGAATCCCGCCAACTCATCGGCTGTTGCATGAGCGCCGCACGCCATGGCAGCAACAGGTAACAGGCAACGAACCATTTTAGCTGTGTTTGTCAATTTCATTCGCTCTTCCTTTTTTGAGCATTGTTATAATTCAAATCTATGATATATATTCACTTTTAATGAATAAGTGCACTTTTTTAGTGACAGAACACGTATAGCCTTTGTGTTGAGAAGATGTGAGGAAAAAACGAGATGAAGGTTAAGAAGTTGGCTGCATATCAGATATTCAACTGGAAGAGTAAACATTAACCAGATGAATATTAAGACTGATTCCTATTCAAGTAACTTTATTGTCTGAATTTCTATACGAATCAAATGCAAAAATATGCTTGATTGTCTGTAAGTTTAGTCACTTGGATGAGCGGGCAGGCCAGAGGTGGGGAATCATTGGGTAATGTCTTCCCGGCGAACGGGGCCGCCGGGGTGGGGAAAGCCGGTGTCTTCGCGTCAGCGGCGTTTGATTTTTCGCGGGATCACTTCTACCCCGGTTCGGTAGCGACCGGCCGTGGCGTTGAGCGCCAACTCCAGGGCACTGTCCGCAATCAGCTCGAACTGCTGGGGAAGCGACTGGATCTTCATCGGCAGGAAATCGAGCAGCCGGTTATCGCCAAAGGTTGCCAGGCGGGTCCGCTGCATCAATGCCGGGTTGGCAAGCAGGCAATCGAGGATCCCTTCAAACAGGGTATAAGAGGTGGCCAGAATCGCGTCGGGCAGGCAATCCTGATCAATCCAGTGTTGTACCAACTGCTGACCTTGTTCCTGACTGAAGTGATCGCCATAGGCGACCTGTGTGTTGAGATCGGGTCGGGTGGCCTGAATCGCTGAGCGGAAACCCTGCTCACGTTCAATCGAGACCCCGAGTTCAGGGACCGCGCCAATGAGTCCGATGGCGCAGATGTCATCAGCAAGCAGGCTCTGGGTGAGCTCGAACGCCCCTTCCAGATCTTCACTGATCACACTGGCAAAGATTTCATCATCCATCGCCCGGTCAATCGCAATCACCGGTACGCCCGCAGTTTGGATCTTGGCATAGAAAGGATGGTCGGTCGGCAGTGCACTCGCCACCAACAGTGCATCAATGCGGCGGCTGAGCAGGTTGTCGGCCACTTTCATCTCGGTGTCGATGTCATCATCAGAGCAGGAAATGATCAACTGATAACCGGCTTTGCGGGCATCTCTTTCCAGCAGCTTGGCCAGCTTGGCATAACTGCTGTTTTCCAGATCCGGAATGATCAGTCCGAGCGAGCGACTGTTGCCGACGCGAAGCGACGTCGCGGCGTGATCCGGGCGGAAATTGAACTCATCCACCACGGCCATGACTTTCTGCTGGGTCTTTTCACTGATCCGGTATTTCGCGGCTTTCCCGTTGATCACATAGCTGGCTGTGGTGCGGGAAACGCCGGCGAGTTTGGCTATTTCATCTAGTTTCATTCTCTGCTTTCACTGCTGACAGAATTTGTGCGGCGGATCATATAATCGCAAAGGATCCTGTGCGGAACAATTGCAATCTTAGCTGAAACCATTCAGCATGTCAGCTGAAAGGTTTCAGCAGAGCATTCGATTGAACTTAAGTTGTGCTGAAATTTTTATTTTCAACTTTTGCTGAAACGTTTCAGCTTTATGGAAACTCAACTAGACTGAAGACAGGTCGAGCCGCGAAAGGTTTTTCGCGGGTGAATCAGACAAGAGGGATAACGCATGTTGTCACTAAGACATCAGGATATACAGCTACAGCAGGCCGCCGACAATAAACAAGCAGCGATCCGAGCGTTGGCTGCTGGATTGTCGCAGAAGGGGCTGGTCGAACAAGGGTATGTCAACGGGATGCTGGCGCGCGAAGCGCAGAATTCTACCTTTTTAGGCAACGGTATCGCCATTCCGCACGGCACCACAGACACCCGTGGCCTGGTGAAGCAAACCGGGGTTATCGTCCACCACTTCCCACAAGGCGTGGACTGGGGGGATGGCAAAACCGCTTATCTGGCCATCGGGATTGCTGCCAAATCAGACGAACACTTGGGGATCCTCAAACAGTTGACCAAAGTGCTGTCGGCTGACGGCGTTGAGCAAAAACTGCAGCAGTGTGACTCCGCCGATGCGCTGATCGCGATTCTGAATGGAGAAGCCCAGTTAGAGCCAGAGCTGGAGCCGGGGCTGATCCAGCTCGCATTTCCGGCCACCGACCTGATCCAATTGATTGCCGTTGCTGCCGGAATACTCAAAAACCGTCAGTGGGTCAGCAATGAGAGCGTGGCCGATGCCATTGCCAGTGGTGCGAGCTATCTCGGTCAGGGCTTGTGGCTGGCCAAAACCGGCAAATCGGTGACGCGCACGGCGCTGTCTTTTGTAACACCGGCGCAAGCTTTTGACGTCGATGGCCAGCCGGTACGCGGGGTGTTGATGGTTGCCGCCTGTAACGGTGTGCACCTGCCGAACCTGAATGTGCTGGCGAAACTACTGTACAACCAGCAGGCCGACAAGCTGTTCAGCGCAGATGCTGAAAAAGTGGTGTCGCTGCTGAGCGAGGAGTTGCTGGAAGGGAACAGCCAGGTATTCAAGATCCGCAATGCCCATGGTCTGCACGCGCGTCCGGGGGCGATGCTGGTGAGTGTGGCCAAGAAGTTCAGCGCCAATATTCTGGTGAAAAATCTTCACGGGGACGGCAAAGCCGTGAACGCCAAGAGCCTGATGAAGGTGATTGCCCTCGGGGTGAAACAAGGCCACGAGCTGGAGTTTACCGTCCAGGGGGATGATGGCGATCAGGCGCTGGCAGCGATCGGTCTGGCGATTGCAGACGGGCTGGGCGAGGGCAGAGCATGAGCACATCGGTGAAACCAAAAGTCGTCACGGTCACCCTGAACCCGGCGCTGGATCTGACCGGCAGCCTGGCTGCGCTGGTGCCGGGCAGTGTCAACTTGGTCGAGCAGGGGAGCCTGCATCCGGCAGGGAAAGGGGTCAATGTTGCCAAGGTGCTGGCTGAGCTGGGCGCCGAAGTCACGGTCACCGGCCTGCTGGGCGCGGATAACCAAGAGCCATTTTGTCAGCTCTTTAAAGCGCTGGGCGCGGTGGATCGCTTTGTCCGTGTGCCGGGAGCCAGCCGGATCAACGTCAAGCTGGTGGAGGCGGACGGTCGGGTCAGTGATCTCAACTTTCCCGGCGTCGCCGTCACGGAAGCAGCAATTACCGTATTTGAGGAAACGCTGTTTGCGTTGGCTGAGCAGCACGAGGTGTTTGTGATTTCGGGCAGTTTGCCGCAGGGCATCTCGCCTGCACGCTGCGCCGGTTGGATCCGTACGCTGCAACAAGCCGGGAAACAGGTGTTTTTTGACAGCAGCAAAGCGGCTTTGGCGGCCGGTCTGGAAGCTGCGCCCTGGCTGGTGAAACCCAACGATGAAGAGTTGGCAGACTGGGCCGGTCGGGAGCATCTGAGCCGGGATGAAATGATGGAAGTGGCTGAGCAACTGGCCTGTCGGGGCGTAGAAAATGTGGTGGTGTCACTGGGCGCTGAAGGCGTGATGTGGCGCAACCGTGAAGGCTGGTTGCAAGGTCAGCCGCCGAAAATGAACGTGGTCAGTACCGTCGGGGCCGGGGACACCCTGGTTGCCGGTTTGTGCTGGGGCGTTCTGAATGAATGGAATAAGCAAGAGACACTGAGTTTTGCCACCGCACTGTCGGCACTGGCGGTCAGCCAGGTCGGGGTTGGGGTCGAGGATCTCAGCGCAGTGCAGGCGCTTCAGGAAAGTGTCCGTGTCTCCGGATGTCACGTGAATGCGAACAAGGAACAGAGGGTCATATCATGAGAATTTCAGTTGTAACAGCTTGCCCGAGCGGGATTGCCAATAGCATCATTGCCGCCGGTTTGCTTGAACAAGCCGCCGCCGAATTAAAGTGGGCGGCCGATATTGAATGTCAGTCATCGGTCATCTCCAGCCGTGTCTTGAGTGAGCAGCAGATCGCCGAAGCCGATTGCGTGGTGATCGCGGCCAATACTTCGGTTGATACACGTCGGTTCGTGGGGAAGAAGGTCTATGCATCCGGTATTGATGCTTGCCTTGCGGATCCCAAAACATTCCTCGAGCAGGCCGTAGCGCAGGCTCAGGACCTGCAAAAAGCGCAAGTCACGACAGTGGCATCCACCGAAATAGCCTCGGGTGCGAAGAACATTGTCGCCATTACCGCCTGTCCGACCGGGGTGGCACATACCTTTATGGCCGCTGAAGCCCTGGAAGAAGAGGGTAAGCGCCAGGGCCACAGCATTAAAGTAGAAACCCGCGGCTCTGTTGGCGCGAAAAACCAGCTGACGGCGGATGAGATTGCAGCTGCGGATTTGGTGATCATTGCGGCGGATATCGAAGTGGATCTGGCTCGCTTTGATGGCAAGAAGCTCTACAAAACCAGCACCGGGCTGGCGCTGAAGAAAACAGCCCAGGAGTTGGAGAAAGCCTTGGCGACGGCCAGTGTCTACCGCCATGAATCAGGCGCGACCCCCGAAGCTGGCAATAACACTGAAAAAACGGGTGCCTATAAGCACCTGATGACCGGGGTCTCCCACATGCTGCCACTGGTGGTGGCCGGTGGTCTGGCGATTGCGCTCTCCTTTATCTTCGGGATTGAAGCCTTTAAAGAAGAGGGCACGCTGGCCGATGCGCTGATGACGATTGGCGGTGGCTCGGCTTTCGCCCTGATGGTGCCGGTGTTGGCCGGGTTTATCGCTTTCTCCATTGCTGATCGTCCGGGCCTGGCGCCGGGCCTGATCGGCGGGATGCTGGCCAGCTCGACCGGGGCCGGTTTCCTCGGCGGGATTGTGGCAGGCTTTCTGGCCGGTTACAGCGCCAAGTTTGTCGCGGATCGTCTGAAACTGCCGCAGTCAATGGAAGCCCTGAAACCGATCTTGATCATCCCGTTGGTGGCGAGTCTGTTTACCGGTCTGATCATGATTTACATCGTCGGTGGCCCGGTGTCTGCGGCCATGACGGGACTAACCGAGTTTCTCAATAACATGGGTTCGGCCAACGCTGTGCTGCTGGGGATCATTCTGGGCGCGATGATGTGCTTCGACCTGGGCGGACCGGTCAACAAAGCGGCCTATACCTTCGGTGTCGGCCTACTGGCGTCGCAAACTTACGCGCCGATGGCAGCCGTCATGGCGGCAGGCATGGTGCCGGCACTCGGTATGGGACTGGCGACATTCCTGGCGAAGCGCAAGTTCAACGCCAATGAAGCCGAAGCGGGGAAAGCGTCCTTTGTTCTGGGGCTGTGTTTTATCTCTGAAGGGGCGATCCCGTTTGCAGCCCGCGACCCAATGCGGGTGATCCCAAGCTGCATGGCGGGTGGTGCGTTGACCGGCGCGTTGTCGATGCTGTTCGGGGCCAAACTGATGGCACCGCACGGCGGGCTGTTTGTGCTGTTGATCCCCAATGCAATCACGCCGGTGCTGATGTATCTGGTGGCGATTGCTGCGGGAACCCTGGTCACCGGCGTCACATATGCGGTCCTCAAAATAACGGAACAAGCGCAACTGGTACCAGCGCCAGCCAAGTAATGGGTCCATGGTTGAATGCGTTCGGCACAGGGTTTCGGTTTCAGTCCGTTGACTCAATCTGAGCCCGGCCGATAAAAAACGAAAGCCCCGGCATGAATTTCATGCCGGGGCATTGCCACCGCTGCCTACAGTTGATTGAGCCCGCCGAGCGGTGAGTTCATTCCCCTATACATGCACATTGTGCCAAAGCACATCAGAACTCAGTCAAGCCGACTCATCTGTTATAGTTTGTAGACATTCCGTGCGTTGAATAACAGTGTTTCCACTGTGTTTAGCGCTTTGTTATCGTTATTTATTGTTGTTGTTCCCCAAGTTTATTGTTTTGACTTGTGTTTTTATTATTCTTGTTCCACCCGAACCAGGGTTTCGCCGTCCATGATCACCAGATACGAGTGACCGGCTTCCACATTTTCCCCGCATAAACTGAAGGCCGTTAAGTTACTGCCGCTGCCGAGAAAAAGCTCCCCGGCACAGCCATTCAGGATCTGTTGGCTGGAAATCTGACCTTTTTGCACTTTGCTGCTGGCAAACATACTGCTGGTCAGCACACTGATATCGAGGTCGGCAAAACTGAAAAAGCGAATGTAGATTTTGTCCGTATCAGTCGGCTGACTGTAGCGGATCGC
Above is a window of Photobacterium sp. TY1-4 DNA encoding:
- the fruB gene encoding fused PTS fructose transporter subunit IIA/HPr protein; the protein is MLSLRHQDIQLQQAADNKQAAIRALAAGLSQKGLVEQGYVNGMLAREAQNSTFLGNGIAIPHGTTDTRGLVKQTGVIVHHFPQGVDWGDGKTAYLAIGIAAKSDEHLGILKQLTKVLSADGVEQKLQQCDSADALIAILNGEAQLEPELEPGLIQLAFPATDLIQLIAVAAGILKNRQWVSNESVADAIASGASYLGQGLWLAKTGKSVTRTALSFVTPAQAFDVDGQPVRGVLMVAACNGVHLPNLNVLAKLLYNQQADKLFSADAEKVVSLLSEELLEGNSQVFKIRNAHGLHARPGAMLVSVAKKFSANILVKNLHGDGKAVNAKSLMKVIALGVKQGHELEFTVQGDDGDQALAAIGLAIADGLGEGRA
- the cra gene encoding catabolite repressor/activator, which produces MKLDEIAKLAGVSRTTASYVINGKAAKYRISEKTQQKVMAVVDEFNFRPDHAATSLRVGNSRSLGLIIPDLENSSYAKLAKLLERDARKAGYQLIISCSDDDIDTEMKVADNLLSRRIDALLVASALPTDHPFYAKIQTAGVPVIAIDRAMDDEIFASVISEDLEGAFELTQSLLADDICAIGLIGAVPELGVSIEREQGFRSAIQATRPDLNTQVAYGDHFSQEQGQQLVQHWIDQDCLPDAILATSYTLFEGILDCLLANPALMQRTRLATFGDNRLLDFLPMKIQSLPQQFELIADSALELALNATAGRYRTGVEVIPRKIKRR
- the pfkB gene encoding 1-phosphofructokinase; the encoded protein is MSTSVKPKVVTVTLNPALDLTGSLAALVPGSVNLVEQGSLHPAGKGVNVAKVLAELGAEVTVTGLLGADNQEPFCQLFKALGAVDRFVRVPGASRINVKLVEADGRVSDLNFPGVAVTEAAITVFEETLFALAEQHEVFVISGSLPQGISPARCAGWIRTLQQAGKQVFFDSSKAALAAGLEAAPWLVKPNDEELADWAGREHLSRDEMMEVAEQLACRGVENVVVSLGAEGVMWRNREGWLQGQPPKMNVVSTVGAGDTLVAGLCWGVLNEWNKQETLSFATALSALAVSQVGVGVEDLSAVQALQESVRVSGCHVNANKEQRVIS
- the fruA gene encoding PTS fructose transporter subunit IIBC, which gives rise to MRISVVTACPSGIANSIIAAGLLEQAAAELKWAADIECQSSVISSRVLSEQQIAEADCVVIAANTSVDTRRFVGKKVYASGIDACLADPKTFLEQAVAQAQDLQKAQVTTVASTEIASGAKNIVAITACPTGVAHTFMAAEALEEEGKRQGHSIKVETRGSVGAKNQLTADEIAAADLVIIAADIEVDLARFDGKKLYKTSTGLALKKTAQELEKALATASVYRHESGATPEAGNNTEKTGAYKHLMTGVSHMLPLVVAGGLAIALSFIFGIEAFKEEGTLADALMTIGGGSAFALMVPVLAGFIAFSIADRPGLAPGLIGGMLASSTGAGFLGGIVAGFLAGYSAKFVADRLKLPQSMEALKPILIIPLVASLFTGLIMIYIVGGPVSAAMTGLTEFLNNMGSANAVLLGIILGAMMCFDLGGPVNKAAYTFGVGLLASQTYAPMAAVMAAGMVPALGMGLATFLAKRKFNANEAEAGKASFVLGLCFISEGAIPFAARDPMRVIPSCMAGGALTGALSMLFGAKLMAPHGGLFVLLIPNAITPVLMYLVAIAAGTLVTGVTYAVLKITEQAQLVPAPAK
- a CDS encoding S8 family serine peptidase translates to MKLTNTAKMVRCLLPVAAMACGAHATADELAGFGKPDMPVKYIVKFKDQSQSGLAVRSASPLSGNHLAQQSLLDRVNAKAVEAIGKKAIYSAELDASAIQTLASNPDVEYVEIDPPRYLLSETLPWGQTFVGATLLSDSNAGNRTVCIIDSGYDLTHNDLSGNQVSGTNDSGTGSWSSPGNNNAHGTHVAGTIAAISNNEGVVGVLPNQNVNLHIVKVFNESGWGYSSSLVKAIDTCVANNANIINMSLGGSQSSRTEENALKQHYDNGVLLIAAAGNDGSTAHSYPASYDSVMSVAAIDNQKHHAAFSQATNQVEIAAPGEAILSTVTLGEGRLADISLAGQSYFDRGVVPHNRLINTNGSYVPAPVPGSITAELATCNTSAGNYQCGDMSGKVCLTERIGNQASGVYPEVDAVAACYNAGASAAIVYSNTALAGLQNPFLVDTNNGYPMVSVSVDRQLGLDLANAVGQAITVSSTTNENYEYYNGTSMATPHVTGVAALVWSYHPQCNASQVRQALTATAEDIDVAGRDNRTGYGLIDAAAAKAYLDAGCNGPDGTGTGAESFSNTTSVAIPDNNLSGITSVIDVTRAGDSGSITVDLDITHTYIGDLNVTLVAPNGASVVLHNNSGGSANDIVKTFTVNYAGVDSQGNWQLKVSDNARRDTGTLNSWRINFQ